Part of the Pseudomonas chlororaphis genome, ACGGCCGCCCTGGAAGGATTTCTCGATCACGATTCCCAGCCCGGCCACGGTGGCGCCGGCTTGCTTGATGATGGAGATCAGCGCCTGGGACGCTTTGCCGTTGGCCAGGAAGTCATCGATGATCAGCACCCGGTCGCTGCTGGTCAGGTGCCGGGGGCTGATGGCGACGGTGCTTTCGGTCTTCTTGGTGAACGAATACACGGTGGCCGACAGCAGGTTTTCCGTCAGGGTCAGCGATTGCTGCTTGCGGGCGAAGATCACCGGCACGCCGAGGTTCAGGCCGGTCATGATCGCCGGGGCAATGCCCGAGGCTTCGATGGTAACGATCTTGGTGATGCCGGAATCCTTGAACAGCGCGGCGAATTCGTCGCCGATCAGCTTCATCAACTGCGGGTCGATCTGGTGGTTCAGGAACGCGTCGACTTTCAGGACTTGATCGGAAAGCACGATGCCGAGTTCGCGGATTTTCTGGTGCAGGGCTTCCATGAAGCCTCCTCTGATGACGCCGGCGGCGCCTGGGGTCAGTAAAAAGTAGTCGATTCTAACGCTTCAACATCGCACGTATATCGGCCAGGGCACTGTTGCCACGCACCACTTTGACTTCCGTCGGCGTGTCGTCGTTGCCTTCCCAGGCCAGGTCGTCCGGCGGCAGTTCATCGAGGAAGCGGCTGGGCGCGCAGTCGATGACTTCGCCATATTGCTTGCGCTTGGCGGCGAAGGTGAAGGCCAGCGTCTGACGAGCCCGGGTAATGCCGACGTAGGCCAGGCGCCGTTCTTCTTCGATGGTGTCGGCTTCGATGCTGGAGCGGTGCGGCAGGATCTCTTCTTCCATGCCCATGATGAACACGTAAGGGAACTCCAGTCCCTTGGACGCGTGAAGCGTCATCATCTGCACGCCCTCGGCGCCGTCTTCCTCTTCCTGCTGGCGCTCAAGCATGTCCCGCAGCACGAGTTTGCCGATGGCGTCCTCGACGGTCATGTCGCCGTCTTCGTCCTTTTCCAGGGTGTTCTTCAACGCCTCGATCAGGAACCACACGTTGCTCATGCGGTAGTCGGCCGCCTTGTCGCTGGAACTGTTGGTGCGCAGCCAGTTCTCGTAGTCGATGTCCATGACCATGCTGCGCAGCGCCGAAATCGGGTCTTCGCCCGCGCACTGCTCGCGGACCTTGTCCATGAAGCGCTTGAACCGCGCCAGGCGATCGGTGAAACGGCTGTCCAGGTGCTCGCCCAGGCCGATCTCGTCGGTGGCGGCGTACATCGAGATCTTTCGCACGGTGGCGTAGTTGCCGAGTTTTTCCAGGGTAGTCGAACCGATTTCCCGGCGTGGGACGTTGATCACCCGCAGGAAGGCGTTGTCGTCGTCCGGGTTCACGATCAGGCGGAAGTAGGCCATCAGGTCCTTCACTTCCTGGCGCCCGAAGAAACTGTTGCCCCCCGACAGGCGATAGGGGATCTGGTGGTGCTGCAGTTTCAGTTCGATCAGCTTGGCCTGGTAGTTGCCGCGATACAGGATCGCGAAGTCGCTGTAGGGCCGGTCGGTGCGCAAGTGCAGGCTGAGGATTTCCATGGCCACGCGTTCGGCCTCGGCGTCTTCGTTGCGGCAGCGGATCACGCGGATTTCGTCACCGTGGCCCATTTCGCTCCACAGTTGCTTTTCGAACTCGTGGGGGTTGTTGGAAATCAGCACGTTGGCGCACCGCAGGATGCGGCTGGTGGAGCGGTAGTTCTGCTCCAGCATCACCACCTTGAGCGACGGGTAGTCTTCCTTGAGCAGCATCAGGTTTTCCGGGCGGGCGCCGCGCCAGGCATAGATCGACTGGTCATCGTCGCCCACCACGGTGAACTGGTTGCGCTTGCCGATCAGCAACTTCACCAGCAGGTACTGGCTGGCGTTGGTGTCCTGGTATTCGTCCACCAGCAGGTAGCGGACCTTGTTCTGCCATTTTTCGAGGATGTCGGCGTGGTCCTGGAACAGCTTGACCGGCAGCAGGATCAGGTCGTCG contains:
- a CDS encoding ATP-dependent DNA helicase Rep (single-stranded DNA-dependent ATPase; initiates unwinding at a nick in the DNA; involved in DNA replication), which translates into the protein MSRLNPRQQEAVNYVGGPLLVLAGAGSGKTSVITRKIAHLIQNCGIRAQYIVAMTFTNKAAREMKERVGTLLRSGEGRGLTVCTFHNLGLNIIRKEHARLGYKPGFSIFDETDVKALMTDIMQKEYSGDDGVDEIKNMIGGWKNDLVLPPEALENARNPKEQTAAIVYAHYQRTLKAFNAVDFDDLILLPVKLFQDHADILEKWQNKVRYLLVDEYQDTNASQYLLVKLLIGKRNQFTVVGDDDQSIYAWRGARPENLMLLKEDYPSLKVVMLEQNYRSTSRILRCANVLISNNPHEFEKQLWSEMGHGDEIRVIRCRNEDAEAERVAMEILSLHLRTDRPYSDFAILYRGNYQAKLIELKLQHHQIPYRLSGGNSFFGRQEVKDLMAYFRLIVNPDDDNAFLRVINVPRREIGSTTLEKLGNYATVRKISMYAATDEIGLGEHLDSRFTDRLARFKRFMDKVREQCAGEDPISALRSMVMDIDYENWLRTNSSSDKAADYRMSNVWFLIEALKNTLEKDEDGDMTVEDAIGKLVLRDMLERQQEEEDGAEGVQMMTLHASKGLEFPYVFIMGMEEEILPHRSSIEADTIEEERRLAYVGITRARQTLAFTFAAKRKQYGEVIDCAPSRFLDELPPDDLAWEGNDDTPTEVKVVRGNSALADIRAMLKR
- a CDS encoding xanthine phosphoribosyltransferase, which translates into the protein MEALHQKIRELGIVLSDQVLKVDAFLNHQIDPQLMKLIGDEFAALFKDSGITKIVTIEASGIAPAIMTGLNLGVPVIFARKQQSLTLTENLLSATVYSFTKKTESTVAISPRHLTSSDRVLIIDDFLANGKASQALISIIKQAGATVAGLGIVIEKSFQGGRAELDAQGYRVESLARVKSLAGGVVTFID